In Streptomyces longhuiensis, the following proteins share a genomic window:
- a CDS encoding amidohydrolase — translation MCDLHDQHEHEHEHEHGTAQTAAGPQLSRRRIMQLLGAAGVTAAMTAEADPAMAAAADSIVEEAGAYKAPEGLAEDSPAKSSALGWITSNSSRITGLNEEIWENAELSLREWNSSIAEAGFLEKAGFDVKFGTAGFPTAFTATFSYGSGGPVLGFSGEYDALPGLSQNKGVGHHDPREYIHDPFSPSYGPGHGCGHSALGTAAAAAAAAVAQAAKKHKLPVTVKFFGSTAEEALIGKTYAVSKGVYDGLDAFLDWHPSTANATGWGTSNAMTAVTFTFLGVAGHGGTPLGNKSALDAAVMMATMSEFLREENMAPAARLHWVINNGGDIPNVTPEIAEISYYVREGSTARVQVLLDKVIAISEAAAKASQTKVQHRITSACWNQLPNKAAAELLYDNMRQIGPPAFTAEAHQLAKDLQKSLGLPEVGMHDKVAELTPPNPVFLGGGSTDVADISWNVPTVSMGAALAPIGGKFHTWSTAACAAAAPGQAAVIAAAKYLAATAVDLITQPERLKALKDEFKERTKGLEWKTALPDGYEPPMYEPPQWFLAKTGQKWPPKNITWPPRRVVSNEKFSSLGPELAPQK, via the coding sequence GTGTGTGACCTGCACGACCAGCACGAGCACGAGCACGAGCATGAGCACGGGACGGCCCAGACCGCCGCCGGCCCGCAGCTCAGCAGGCGACGCATCATGCAACTCCTCGGCGCGGCCGGAGTGACCGCCGCCATGACCGCCGAGGCCGACCCGGCGATGGCCGCGGCCGCCGACTCCATAGTCGAGGAGGCCGGTGCGTACAAGGCGCCCGAGGGCCTCGCCGAGGACAGTCCGGCCAAGTCCTCCGCACTGGGCTGGATCACCTCCAACTCCTCCCGCATCACGGGCCTGAACGAGGAGATCTGGGAGAACGCGGAGCTGTCGCTGCGCGAGTGGAACTCCTCGATCGCCGAGGCCGGATTCCTCGAGAAGGCGGGATTCGACGTCAAGTTCGGAACGGCCGGCTTCCCGACCGCGTTCACGGCGACCTTCTCGTACGGCAGCGGCGGCCCGGTCCTCGGCTTCAGCGGCGAGTACGACGCGCTGCCCGGACTGTCCCAGAACAAGGGCGTCGGTCACCACGATCCGCGCGAGTACATCCACGACCCGTTCTCCCCGAGCTACGGGCCCGGCCACGGCTGCGGGCACAGCGCCCTCGGTACCGCGGCGGCGGCAGCGGCGGCCGCGGTCGCGCAGGCCGCGAAGAAGCACAAGCTGCCGGTCACGGTGAAGTTCTTCGGCTCCACGGCCGAGGAGGCGCTGATCGGCAAGACGTACGCGGTCAGCAAGGGTGTGTACGACGGACTGGACGCGTTCCTCGACTGGCACCCCTCCACCGCCAACGCCACCGGCTGGGGCACCAGCAACGCCATGACCGCGGTCACCTTCACCTTCCTGGGCGTCGCGGGCCACGGCGGCACCCCGCTCGGCAACAAGTCGGCACTGGACGCCGCCGTGATGATGGCGACGATGTCGGAGTTCCTGCGCGAGGAGAACATGGCTCCGGCCGCGCGCCTGCACTGGGTCATCAACAACGGCGGCGACATCCCGAACGTGACCCCGGAGATCGCCGAGATCTCCTACTACGTGCGCGAGGGGAGCACGGCCCGCGTCCAGGTGCTGCTCGACAAGGTGATCGCGATCTCCGAGGCCGCCGCCAAGGCCTCGCAGACGAAGGTGCAGCACCGCATCACCTCCGCCTGCTGGAACCAACTGCCCAACAAGGCCGCCGCGGAACTGCTGTACGACAACATGCGGCAGATCGGCCCGCCCGCGTTCACCGCGGAGGCGCACCAGCTGGCGAAGGACCTGCAGAAGTCCCTGGGGCTTCCCGAGGTCGGCATGCACGACAAGGTCGCCGAACTGACCCCGCCCAACCCCGTTTTCCTGGGCGGCGGTTCGACGGACGTCGCCGACATCAGCTGGAACGTTCCGACCGTCTCGATGGGCGCCGCGCTCGCCCCGATCGGCGGCAAGTTCCACACCTGGTCCACCGCGGCGTGCGCCGCCGCGGCACCTGGCCAGGCCGCGGTGATCGCCGCCGCGAAGTACCTGGCGGCGACGGCGGTCGACCTGATCACGCAGCCCGAGCGGCTCAAGGCCCTCAAGGACGAGTTCAAGGAGCGCACCAAGGGCCTGGAGTGGAAGACGGCTCTGCCGGACGGCTACGAGCCGCCCATGTACGAGCCCCCGCAGTGGTTCCTGGCGAAGACGGGCCAGAAGTGGCCCCCGAAGAACATCACCTGGCCGCCCCGGCGGGTCGTCTCGAACGAGAAGTTCTCCTCCTTGGGACCCGAGCTGGCTCCGCAGAAGTAG
- a CDS encoding serine/threonine-protein kinase yields the protein MGTVWRARDEVLGREVAVKEVRAPAGLPTSEVDRMYARLEREAWAAARISHRNVVTVYDVATEEGRPWIVMELVRGLSLSDLLDAEGPLPPRRAAHIGAEVVSALRAAHEAGVLHRDVKPGNVLIANDGRVVLTDFGIATVEGTSAITMTGEVIGSPEFLAPERALGRTPGPESDLWSLGVLLYAAVEGQSPFRQETPLNTLRAVVDEELPPAHRAGPLAPVIEGLLRKDPAERTPAADSERALRLVGSGGTPRAGTVLASPESMPTQTSWQGTPPTPVPAGSTAGQGATPSPDPATTHPERPRRSVAVLLAGVVALLLALGGLTYALMNRGDGNDNSGDDGASSGGSTASAPRSPSDDDSKGGGAGSPSVDDSSKGGSGEHSTPPQQQSVRVSVSAVRGSYSGTCPPPGGQAPAFRATFTVGRVPVDVQYRWVTESGESSDPGWKTLSFTSGGPKTRSVDHVETGHTDGATLHNQVSVEVRAPVRATSNSVAYSVTCATESPTGGTSPSPSSSY from the coding sequence ATGGGCACCGTCTGGCGCGCCCGCGACGAGGTCCTGGGCCGCGAGGTCGCCGTCAAGGAGGTGCGCGCCCCGGCCGGGCTCCCGACGAGCGAGGTCGACCGGATGTACGCGCGCCTGGAGCGGGAGGCCTGGGCAGCGGCCCGCATCTCGCACCGGAACGTGGTCACCGTGTACGACGTGGCGACCGAGGAGGGCCGCCCCTGGATCGTGATGGAACTGGTGCGCGGACTGTCCCTCTCCGACCTCCTGGACGCCGAGGGGCCGCTGCCCCCGCGCCGCGCCGCGCACATCGGGGCCGAGGTGGTCTCCGCGCTGCGCGCCGCGCACGAGGCGGGCGTCCTGCACCGGGACGTGAAGCCGGGCAACGTACTGATCGCGAACGACGGACGCGTCGTCCTGACGGACTTCGGCATCGCCACGGTCGAGGGCACGTCGGCGATCACGATGACGGGCGAGGTGATCGGCTCGCCCGAATTCCTGGCTCCGGAACGGGCGTTGGGACGCACGCCGGGTCCCGAGTCCGATCTGTGGTCGCTCGGGGTCCTGCTGTACGCGGCCGTCGAGGGTCAGTCGCCGTTCCGGCAGGAGACGCCGCTGAACACGCTACGGGCGGTCGTGGACGAGGAACTGCCGCCCGCCCACCGCGCGGGCCCGCTGGCGCCCGTCATCGAGGGGCTGCTGCGCAAGGATCCGGCCGAGCGGACGCCGGCGGCCGACTCCGAGCGCGCTCTGCGGCTGGTGGGCTCGGGGGGCACGCCCCGCGCGGGTACGGTTCTGGCGTCCCCGGAGTCGATGCCGACGCAGACGTCGTGGCAGGGAACGCCGCCGACTCCCGTGCCTGCCGGATCCACCGCGGGGCAGGGCGCGACGCCCTCCCCGGATCCGGCCACGACGCATCCGGAACGCCCCCGCCGCTCCGTCGCCGTCCTGCTCGCCGGCGTCGTGGCCCTGCTCCTGGCGCTCGGCGGCCTCACGTACGCGCTGATGAACCGCGGCGACGGGAACGACAACTCCGGGGACGACGGCGCGAGTTCCGGCGGAAGCACCGCCTCCGCCCCGCGCAGCCCGTCGGACGATGATTCGAAGGGTGGCGGAGCCGGATCGCCCAGCGTCGACGACAGCAGCAAGGGCGGCAGCGGAGAGCACTCGACGCCGCCACAGCAGCAGTCCGTGCGCGTCAGCGTCTCCGCGGTGCGCGGGAGTTACAGCGGTACCTGTCCGCCGCCGGGAGGGCAGGCTCCGGCCTTCAGGGCGACCTTCACGGTGGGCCGCGTGCCCGTCGACGTCCAGTACCGCTGGGTGACGGAGAGCGGCGAGTCGAGCGACCCGGGGTGGAAGACGCTCAGTTTCACGTCCGGCGGTCCGAAGACCAGGTCGGTCGACCATGTCGAGACGGGCCACACGGACGGGGCCACGCTCCACAACCAGGTGAGTGTGGAGGTGCGCGCCCCCGTCCGTGCCACGTCGAACTCGGTGGCGTACTCGGTGACGTGCGCGACGGAGTCCCCTACGGGCGGGACCTCCCCCTCGCCTTCATCGTCGTACTAG
- a CDS encoding SGNH/GDSL hydrolase family protein, protein MRRFRITAYVTSILFAVGVALTGATAAQASEQAAATGYVALGDSYSSGVGAGSYDSSSGSCKRSTKAYPALWAAAHSPSSFSFTACSGARTGDVLAGQLGPLGPGTGLVSLSIGGNDAGFADVMTTCVLQSESTCVARVNQAKAYVQNTLPGQLDSVYSAITARAPAAHVVVLGYPRFYQLNGSCIAGLTETERAAINGAADLINSTTAKRAADHGFAFGNVTSTFTGHEICSGSAWLHSVNWLDPGESYHPTAAGQSGGYLPVFSAAA, encoded by the coding sequence ATGAGACGTTTCCGAATTACGGCGTACGTGACCTCAATCCTCTTCGCGGTCGGCGTCGCCCTCACCGGAGCGACAGCGGCCCAGGCATCCGAACAGGCGGCGGCCACGGGCTATGTGGCCCTCGGCGACTCGTACTCGTCCGGCGTGGGTGCCGGCAGCTACGACAGCTCCAGCGGCTCCTGCAAGCGCAGCACGAAGGCCTATCCCGCACTCTGGGCGGCCGCCCACTCACCCTCGAGCTTCAGCTTCACCGCCTGCTCGGGCGCTCGTACGGGTGATGTCCTCGCCGGACAGCTGGGCCCGCTCGGCCCCGGCACCGGCCTCGTCTCACTGTCGATCGGCGGCAACGACGCGGGCTTCGCGGACGTCATGACCACCTGCGTCCTGCAGTCCGAGTCGACCTGTGTCGCCCGCGTCAACCAGGCAAAGGCGTACGTCCAGAACACCCTGCCCGGCCAGCTCGACTCGGTGTACTCCGCGATCACCGCGAGGGCACCGGCCGCCCATGTCGTCGTCCTCGGCTACCCGCGCTTCTACCAGCTCAACGGCTCCTGCATCGCGGGCCTGACCGAGACCGAGCGCGCCGCGATCAACGGCGCGGCCGACCTGATCAACTCCACCACCGCCAAGCGGGCCGCCGACCACGGCTTCGCGTTCGGCAACGTGACCTCGACCTTCACCGGTCACGAGATCTGCTCGGGCAGCGCCTGGCTGCACAGCGTCAACTGGCTGGACCCCGGCGAGTCCTACCACCCCACCGCGGCCGGCCAGTCCGGCGGCTACCTCCCCGTGTTCAGCGCGGCCGCCTAG
- a CDS encoding GNAT family N-acetyltransferase has product MDITLHRPGELTAADRAAWTAMQSKAHLHGTPELANPFLSPEFTLAMGRCRRGVRIAVVREEGEPAAFFPFQRSLTGVGRAVGLGVSDSQGLVHRPGFEWNARDLLRACGLSVWEFDHLAGGQEPFEAEASGSFPSPVMDVDQGYETYLRQLRERSPKFTRTTLAKDRKLGRDAGKVRYVHDERDPRALATLMEWKSAQYRRTGRSDRFSHAWITRLVQQLFHTSSEPFAGILSVLYAGGQPVAAHFGLRSERVLACWFPAYDPAFAKFSPGLILHLRMAEAAAADGIAYLDLGRGQKEYKDSLKTRELTVHEGWVTRRHPVALGHRARRAPVRALRNTVLSRPEFFEPADKLLRRMGKIRSGS; this is encoded by the coding sequence GTGGACATCACCCTGCACCGGCCCGGTGAGCTGACCGCCGCCGACCGGGCCGCCTGGACCGCCATGCAGTCCAAGGCGCATCTGCACGGCACGCCCGAGCTGGCGAACCCTTTCCTCTCCCCCGAGTTCACCCTGGCGATGGGCCGCTGCCGGCGCGGGGTGCGGATCGCCGTCGTGCGCGAGGAGGGCGAACCCGCGGCGTTCTTCCCGTTCCAGAGATCTTTGACCGGCGTCGGCAGAGCCGTCGGCCTCGGCGTCTCCGACAGCCAGGGCCTGGTGCACAGACCCGGCTTCGAGTGGAACGCCCGTGACCTGCTGCGGGCCTGCGGACTCTCGGTGTGGGAGTTCGACCACCTGGCGGGAGGCCAGGAGCCGTTCGAGGCGGAGGCCTCCGGCAGCTTCCCTTCCCCGGTCATGGACGTCGACCAGGGGTACGAGACGTATCTGCGCCAACTGCGGGAGCGGTCGCCCAAGTTCACCAGGACGACGCTGGCCAAGGACCGCAAGCTGGGCCGGGACGCCGGCAAGGTGCGCTACGTGCACGACGAGCGCGACCCGCGGGCCCTGGCGACGCTGATGGAGTGGAAGTCGGCCCAGTACCGCAGGACCGGCCGCAGCGACCGCTTCTCGCACGCCTGGATCACCCGCCTCGTGCAGCAGCTCTTCCACACCTCTTCGGAGCCGTTCGCCGGGATCCTGTCGGTCCTGTACGCGGGCGGGCAGCCGGTCGCCGCGCATTTCGGGCTCCGCTCGGAGCGCGTGCTCGCCTGCTGGTTCCCGGCCTACGACCCGGCGTTCGCGAAGTTCTCGCCCGGGCTGATCCTGCATCTGCGCATGGCCGAGGCGGCCGCCGCCGACGGCATCGCCTATCTGGATCTCGGCCGCGGCCAGAAGGAATACAAGGACTCCCTCAAGACACGGGAACTGACCGTGCACGAGGGTTGGGTGACGCGCCGTCATCCGGTCGCTCTCGGACACCGGGCGCGGCGCGCTCCGGTCCGGGCGCTGCGTAACACCGTGCTGTCCCGGCCCGAGTTCTTCGAGCCGGCCGACAAACTCCTGAGACGGATGGGGAAAATCCGTTCGGGGAGTTGA
- a CDS encoding glycosyltransferase family 2 protein: MSSFVRPAIASQYRAISTHLAIAPPVSVVIPAMNEAENLPYVFKTLPDWIHEVVLVDGNSTDNTVEVARELWPDVVVVPQRGKGKGDALITGFEACTGDIIVMVDADGSADGQEIVSYVSALVSGADFAKGSRFANGGGTDDMTPIRKLGNWALCTVVNKKFGARYTDLCYGYNAFWRHCLDQIDLDCTGFEVETLMNIRVVKAGLKVQEIPSHEYLRIHGASNLRAVRDGLRVLKVIVKERSTRRAQRRRRTQAAMLNTGRGEVS; encoded by the coding sequence ATGAGTTCTTTTGTGCGTCCTGCGATAGCCAGCCAGTACAGGGCGATCTCGACCCATCTCGCGATTGCGCCGCCGGTGAGCGTCGTGATCCCCGCCATGAATGAGGCGGAAAATCTTCCGTACGTCTTCAAGACCCTTCCCGACTGGATCCACGAAGTGGTTCTCGTCGACGGCAATTCCACCGACAACACGGTGGAAGTGGCCCGCGAACTGTGGCCCGACGTGGTCGTCGTCCCGCAGCGTGGCAAGGGCAAGGGCGACGCCCTGATCACGGGCTTCGAGGCGTGCACCGGGGACATCATCGTGATGGTCGACGCGGACGGTTCCGCGGACGGCCAGGAGATCGTCTCCTACGTCTCCGCCCTGGTCTCGGGCGCCGACTTCGCCAAAGGCTCCCGCTTCGCCAACGGCGGCGGCACCGACGACATGACGCCGATCCGCAAGCTCGGCAACTGGGCGCTGTGCACGGTCGTCAACAAGAAGTTCGGCGCCCGCTACACCGACCTGTGCTACGGCTACAACGCGTTCTGGAGGCACTGCCTGGACCAGATCGACCTCGACTGCACCGGCTTCGAGGTCGAGACCCTGATGAACATCCGGGTCGTCAAGGCCGGCCTCAAGGTCCAGGAGATCCCGAGCCACGAATACCTGCGGATCCACGGCGCGAGCAACCTGCGGGCCGTGCGGGACGGGCTCCGGGTCCTCAAGGTGATCGTCAAGGAGCGCTCGACCCGGCGCGCCCAGCGACGCCGCCGGACGCAGGCGGCCATGCTCAACACGGGCCGGGGAGAGGTGTCTTGA
- a CDS encoding glycosyltransferase family 2 protein, translating into MSAHGPHGGVSVVICVYTEDRWEDILAAVSSVRAQSLPALETLLVVDHNPALLERLGKEFKESEDVRVLANAGPRGLSAGRNTGIAVSRGGIIAFLDDDAVAERDWLRHFTAGYDDPLVMAVGGRTEPVWSSGRRPAWFPEEFDWVVGCTYKGLPRGKVRVRNVLGGNASFRRSAFDAAGGFATGIGRDGDKRPLGCEETELCIRLTRARPDAVLLIDDRAVIHHRVPAGRERFAYFRTRAYAEGLSKALVAQSVGADKGLESERRYATRVLPAGVARGVRDFVLARPGGAGRAGAIVAGVLTTAGGYALGSFRARRTGATFSVVEIGAAEGGGGPS; encoded by the coding sequence TTGAGCGCTCACGGCCCGCACGGCGGCGTGTCCGTCGTGATCTGCGTCTACACCGAGGACCGCTGGGAGGACATCCTCGCGGCGGTCTCCTCGGTGCGGGCGCAGTCGCTGCCGGCGCTCGAGACGCTGCTGGTGGTCGACCACAACCCGGCTCTCCTGGAGCGTCTCGGCAAGGAGTTCAAGGAGTCCGAAGACGTCCGCGTGCTCGCCAACGCGGGCCCCCGCGGCCTGTCCGCAGGACGCAACACGGGCATCGCCGTCTCGCGCGGCGGGATCATCGCGTTCCTCGACGACGACGCGGTCGCGGAGCGGGACTGGCTGCGTCACTTCACCGCCGGTTACGACGATCCCCTGGTCATGGCGGTGGGCGGCCGCACGGAACCCGTCTGGTCCTCGGGCCGCCGCCCCGCGTGGTTCCCCGAGGAGTTCGACTGGGTCGTCGGCTGTACGTACAAGGGGCTGCCGCGCGGGAAGGTGCGGGTGCGCAATGTGCTCGGCGGCAACGCCTCCTTCCGGCGGTCCGCGTTCGACGCGGCGGGCGGCTTCGCGACGGGCATCGGCCGCGACGGCGACAAGCGGCCGCTGGGCTGTGAGGAGACGGAGCTGTGCATCCGGCTCACCCGCGCCAGACCGGACGCGGTGCTCCTGATCGACGACCGCGCGGTGATCCACCACCGGGTCCCCGCGGGCCGCGAGCGCTTCGCCTACTTCCGCACCCGGGCCTACGCGGAGGGGCTTTCCAAGGCGCTGGTCGCGCAGAGCGTGGGAGCGGACAAGGGCCTCGAGTCCGAGCGGCGCTACGCCACGCGGGTCCTGCCGGCCGGAGTGGCGCGCGGGGTACGGGACTTCGTCCTCGCGCGGCCGGGGGGCGCGGGGCGGGCCGGGGCGATCGTGGCCGGAGTCCTCACGACGGCCGGCGGGTACGCGCTCGGCAGTTTCCGGGCGCGCAGGACGGGCGCGACGTTCTCGGTCGTGGAGATCGGGGCCGCCGAGGGGGGTGGTGGGCCGTCATGA
- a CDS encoding polysaccharide deacetylase family protein — MSTPVPILMYHSVAREPNDATRELSVTPEAFAEQLAAVADLGLTPLTTAELAAIWRSPGRALPERPVLITFDDGYEGVHRHALPVLAKHGFRSTLFVSTGWLRGAYDTGGGLDTMLGWDEVRALAGAGTEIGGHSHTHPQLDQLDDDALGFELLRCREIVADELGAVPKSFAYPYGYSSRRVRAAVRRAGFAQSLAVGNGLARRRQGPYALQRVTVRRATGIEEFTRLVEGRAIARNFARDRALTKGYALVRRARQVRRKAIRTRV; from the coding sequence ATGAGTACGCCCGTGCCCATCCTCATGTACCACTCGGTGGCGCGTGAGCCGAACGACGCGACGCGTGAGCTGTCGGTGACGCCCGAGGCGTTCGCCGAACAGCTCGCGGCCGTCGCCGATCTCGGCCTCACTCCCCTGACGACCGCCGAGCTCGCCGCGATCTGGCGCTCACCGGGGCGCGCCCTGCCCGAGCGGCCCGTCCTCATCACCTTCGACGACGGCTACGAGGGCGTGCACCGCCACGCGCTCCCCGTCCTCGCCAAGCACGGCTTCCGGTCGACGCTGTTCGTGTCGACGGGCTGGCTGCGCGGGGCGTACGACACCGGGGGCGGGCTCGACACGATGCTCGGCTGGGACGAGGTACGCGCGCTCGCCGGTGCCGGGACGGAGATCGGCGGGCACAGCCACACGCATCCGCAGCTCGACCAGCTCGACGACGACGCGCTCGGGTTCGAGCTGCTGCGCTGCAGGGAGATCGTCGCCGACGAACTCGGCGCGGTGCCGAAGTCGTTCGCGTATCCGTACGGCTACTCCAGCCGGCGGGTGCGCGCCGCCGTACGGAGGGCCGGGTTCGCCCAGTCCCTGGCGGTCGGCAACGGCCTGGCCCGGCGGCGGCAGGGCCCGTACGCCCTCCAGCGCGTCACCGTGCGCCGCGCGACCGGCATCGAGGAGTTCACACGGCTCGTGGAGGGCCGCGCGATCGCCCGCAATTTCGCGAGGGACCGTGCCCTCACCAAGGGGTACGCCCTCGTCCGCAGAGCCCGACAGGTCCGCCGGAAGGCAATCCGAACCCGTGTCTGA